The nucleotide sequence GGTTCACTTCATATACCATGAAAAAGCCTAATCAGTATAGCTACCCAATCGGCAAGAATCGAATGCAACCTGTGGTAAGTCCATCCTCCGGCAAAATCTTTTCCTCCTTTCGAGGAACAGTTAGATGCATCGTAGCCGCATGCCAAACATACAAATTTCTTGCCGATTTCTACGGTGCCTCAGCAACAACCATGAAAATTCTTTTCATCCCTACCAGCTTGTTGTTATTGTGCAGGGCATCATCGTTTTTGCTTCTGTGATGGGCACTCTTGGTCTGCAAGTGCTGTTAGAGTCTGGCAGACAACTTATCACGAAGGTACGTCGTGTATCAGAATGCAAGATTTCCTACTACGGTCTCTTATTTATGTTCATCATAAATGCCTGCAGGAGCACCCTACTTTCGATCACGAAAAGGAGTTGTGGATGGTCGGCAGCATGTCGTCGGTCACGGTGGTCAAATTCTTCCTCATGCTCTACTGTCGTAGCTTCAAGAACGAAATCGTGCGAGCTTATGCACAGGATCATTTTTTTGATGTCATCACCAACTCCATTGGCTTGGTCACATCTTTGCTTGCGGTGAGATACTACTGGTGGATGGACCCGGTGGGTGCCACACTGGTGAGTTCGATTGCCAGCATTTAAGTATTGAAATCAATCCGGGAAACTGCATGCAGAAATCACGATTTAATCGTTCGATGATGGTGCAGATAGCGGTGTATACCATCAGCACCTGGGCGAAGACTGTACTGGAGAACGTGTGGCTGTTGATCGGAAGAACGGCACCGCCTGAGTTCTTGGCCAAGTTGACCTACCTCATCTGGAATCACCATCAACAGATCAAGCATATCGACACGGTGAGAGCGTACACGTTCGGATCGTATTACTTTGCCGAAGTGGACATAGTTTTGCCTGCAGACATGCCGCTGAGCCAGGCGCATGACATCGGCGAGTCACTGCAAGAAAAGCTGGAGCAGATTCCGGAGATCGAGCGTGCTTTCGTGCACGTAGATTTCGAGTTCACTCACAGGCCTGAACACAAGGCCAAGGTGTGAACTGATCAGACCTTTTATCTTCTGATGCTTTCTCTTTAGTTCATTATCAAGATGATACGCCGTTATTCAATAAGCCCACGGGGAAGGGAACGCATCTTCTTCTTCCGTGGGGAAATCCAAATCTTTAGGGTCAAGATCGTGTAAGATATAAATCCAAACATTAACGAGTTCTTTGTTTCTTTGTCGCATTTGTTTTTATCTCAAGCGTAGTCCATTGTTGACATTGACGAGTGACATTACACCATGCATATACTTTACTAAAGAGACAATGTCAGACATCCTTGTTACTATTTATATTTGCTGTAGGTGTGTCTTCCTTTGATGTTCTTTAGGATCACTTTTTTACTTAATCTCATAACGAGTCTACCAACATATTAGTCCATTAACTATTATAAAGTTATTATCTTAAGCTATCATCCTATGTGATTCATTGTACATAATTCTTTTTATAGTATCGAGATTTTTCTCTTAAAGATATTTATTTTGTCGAAGTAATTTTTCTTTTTGTCTTATTCGAGATTACCATTCATTCATTATCATCTTTCATTAATATAGCTTATATTATGTCCTTTAAGGCATAGCAACAGGCTGAATGTACTATACATTTCAACTTcctataaatattttctttttatatcaaAGAGAAATTTTTCATACTATATGACATTGAGTATCGATTAACTTTTgagtcgtagctcgaactcagtcaTCTCAATTTTTATACGCGATATATTTTTTCTAACTTGTTTGTCCTCGTGGTATCTCTTGCGTAATGGATTGGTTATTTCTTTAAATACCATACTCGAATGCCTTGCTTGtctcaatatttatatttttaagtgTGTTTGTCTCACTCTGATAACATATCACAGACTTAaattggttttgcttaagtcataTAATATCTTTGCGTGTCCGTCTACAAGGTCTTCTCAAAATCTCTTATAATTTATAAGgacttacaaaagaaaagataggttaaatttataaggacttacaaaagaaaagataggTTAAAAGAAGTATTAACTTAGAATCTCACAAGTAACATTTTACCAAACACTTAATGTAGATTACAAAGGTAAACTTTGTAGGTTTTGAACAAATATGCGACAAAGGGTCTAAGGTGGTTCGTTAGACCAAAAGTCTCCACAAGTAATCATATAACACCATTGTGGAATAAGATAGTAATCAATCCTAGACAATACTCCGAAACCCATCAATCATGTGTCAACCCAATAGCTCAAGGGTGTTGTACTGGTGATACTTCATACTATTCTATAgagtaaaattttttaaaatgattgtATAGATAACCTATTCTCGAATAGTTTTACCTCTATATGATGATTTTATACGGTCTATGTTTACATAACTAAAACTATTATAaaaatcaatcaaaataaaattatc is from Musa acuminata AAA Group cultivar baxijiao chromosome BXJ1-6, Cavendish_Baxijiao_AAA, whole genome shotgun sequence and encodes:
- the LOC135677688 gene encoding metal tolerance protein 7-like isoform X2, translated to MCRSDAQVCPMLVGPLVLYDLRTFLEGEEKKEEEIIEVVSVPMFMVTDYDLLKGNQRKIAKYYRKQGKLLQGFSEMESITELEAPTQDELNDLARSERLAINVSNIVNLILFASKVLACVESKSMAVIASALDSLLDLMSGLILWFTSYTMKKPNQYSYPIGKNRMQPVGIIVFASVMGTLGLQVLLESGRQLITKEHPTFDHEKELWMVGSMSSVTVVKFFLMLYCRSFKNEIVRAYAQDHFFDVITNSIGLVTSLLAVRYYWWMDPVGATLIAVYTISTWAKTVLENVWLLIGRTAPPEFLAKLTYLIWNHHQQIKHIDTVRAYTFGSYYFAEVDIVLPADMPLSQAHDIGESLQEKLEQIPEIERAFVHVDFEFTHRPEHKAKV
- the LOC135677688 gene encoding metal tolerance protein 7-like isoform X3 — protein: MCRSDAQVCPMLVGPLVLYDLRTFLEGNQRKIAKYYRKQGKLLQGFSEMESITELEAPTQDELNDLARSERLAINVSNIVNLILFASKVLACVESKSMAVIASALDSLLDLMSGLILWFTSYTMKKPNQYSYPIGKNRMQPVGIIVFASVMGTLGLQVLLESGRQLITKEHPTFDHEKELWMVGSMSSVTVVKFFLMLYCRSFKNEIVRAYAQDHFFDVITNSIGLVTSLLAVRYYWWMDPVGATLIAVYTISTWAKTVLENVWLLIGRTAPPEFLAKLTYLIWNHHQQIKHIDTVRAYTFGSYYFAEVDIVLPADMPLSQAHDIGESLQEKLEQIPEIERAFVHVDFEFTHRPEHKAKV
- the LOC135677688 gene encoding metal tolerance protein 7-like isoform X1, with protein sequence MALERQSDPPDYRIELLSPMRQEGDSAATTSWRLNVSDFALPEAPKDPPLVSSVFRRYRGNQRKIAKYYRKQGKLLQGFSEMESITELEAPTQDELNDLARSERLAINVSNIVNLILFASKVLACVESKSMAVIASALDSLLDLMSGLILWFTSYTMKKPNQYSYPIGKNRMQPVGIIVFASVMGTLGLQVLLESGRQLITKEHPTFDHEKELWMVGSMSSVTVVKFFLMLYCRSFKNEIVRAYAQDHFFDVITNSIGLVTSLLAVRYYWWMDPVGATLIAVYTISTWAKTVLENVWLLIGRTAPPEFLAKLTYLIWNHHQQIKHIDTVRAYTFGSYYFAEVDIVLPADMPLSQAHDIGESLQEKLEQIPEIERAFVHVDFEFTHRPEHKAKV